A window of Pseudomonas denitrificans (nom. rej.) genomic DNA:
GAGAGGATCTGCAGCTCGGAGCGGATATCCATGTCTAGACACTCGGCTTGTGGGACGGTTTGAACAGGCGCAGCAAAGCCGGGGCAGAGCCCGCGCCCACGAGGAACAGGGTGATCAGGCCGCACACGGCCAGTGCCGCCAGCAGCCACAGGCGCTCGCCGGAGCGGGCCAGCAGCGCGTAGAAGGGCTCGCTGAGCAGAAGGCCGGCAGCGCTGAGCGCGGCGATCTGCAGGGTGTCGCGCAGCCACGGGCCATGCAGGCCGGGAGCGAAGGCCTGGTGCACGATCGCCGGCCAGATCAGGAACGACACCAGGCGCAGGCCGAACCAGCACAGCGCCACGCCGAGCACGCCGTGGAGGTAGGCGCTGGCGATCACCAGCGGCACGGTCACCAGGGTGGAGATGACCGTGTACCAGACGTGCATGCGCAGCAGGCCGTGGGCGTACTGCAGGTAGAACTGGAAGCTGGCCACCGCCAGCAGGCCTGAGCCGAGTACGTACCAGGCCAGGATCGGCCGGCACCAACTGGCGGCCACGGCATCGCCGCTCCAGGCCAGAACCAGGTCATGACCATGAGCGGCGATCACCGCGACCATCGGGAACAGCAGCACACAGACGAAGCGGTTCGCCTTCAGATAGAGCTGCTGCATGTCTTCGTGGCGTTGTTCGGCGACCAGCACGGTCATGCGCGGCAGCAGCGACTGCGCCAGCGGATTGACCAGTGTGAGAACGCCGCCGGAAATCAGCGCCACCAGGGAGAAGTAACCGTACTGCTCAAGCGGCAGCAGGTTCGACAGCAGGACCTTGTCCAGCTGGGTGAGCACGATCCACAGGCAGGAGGTGAAGGACATGCCCAGGGCAAAGGGCAGCACCGGGCGCACCGTGTCCCAGCAGAAGCGGGTCAGCAGGCGCACGTCCATCCACAGGTAGGCCTTGCTGCCCAGCAGTAGCGCCTCGATCAGCGACACCGCGACCTGGAACTGGAAGAACACCAGCGGGTCCTGGCTGACCTGCGCCACCAGCAACAGGCCGCCGAAGTAGCGCAGGGTGGTGATGAACACGTTCACCGCATTGATGTAGCCGTGCAGCTCCTGCCCCTGCAGC
This region includes:
- a CDS encoding lipopolysaccharide biosynthesis protein is translated as MRTARSLSMVRNTLINYAGQAYAIVIGILIQPFYLGHLGAEAYGLIGFFAVLQSWLLLLDMGLSPALVRQVAHGRGLRGEGQEQARLLRSFELILLPLTVLSSLAVWGGSHWVAGQWLNVQQLSPELVAQCISLMGLLVALRLYATLYRSALQGQELHGYINAVNVFITTLRYFGGLLLVAQVSQDPLVFFQFQVAVSLIEALLLGSKAYLWMDVRLLTRFCWDTVRPVLPFALGMSFTSCLWIVLTQLDKVLLSNLLPLEQYGYFSLVALISGGVLTLVNPLAQSLLPRMTVLVAEQRHEDMQQLYLKANRFVCVLLFPMVAVIAAHGHDLVLAWSGDAVAASWCRPILAWYVLGSGLLAVASFQFYLQYAHGLLRMHVWYTVISTLVTVPLVIASAYLHGVLGVALCWFGLRLVSFLIWPAIVHQAFAPGLHGPWLRDTLQIAALSAAGLLLSEPFYALLARSGERLWLLAALAVCGLITLFLVGAGSAPALLRLFKPSHKPSV